Part of the Rhodococcus sp. OK302 genome is shown below.
AGGCTGGTACGACGCGTTCCTGCAAGGAGGGTTGGAAAACTTCACCGGCATGACCTCGCAAGGAGCATTGCCCGATACTCGCCAGAACCAGCGGATCGTGATCGGCCCTTGGGATCATCTCTCATGGGGAAGGCCAGACTCCACCGGCTCAGCTCTACTGAAAGCAGCGGGTCCCGGCGGGAACAGCCCGATCAACGATCTGATGATCACCTGGTTCGACCATTACCTCAAAGGTGAAACCAGCAGCATCGGCAACTCGCCGCGAGTGGACTACTTCGTCATGGGTTCCAACACCTGGAAAACAGCCCCCACCTGGCCGCTGCCGAACACACAGTTCGCCACCTACTATCTCTCGGGGAACGGAACATTCCCCACCCGCCAAGGAACCCTCACCACCACCGCACCCACACAACCGCAAGCACCTGATCCGTACCTCTACGATCCGGAAAACCCCACCCCGAGTATCGGCGGACATTCCTGCTGCGCCGCCGCTTCCGGACCACAGGATCCGTTCGACCAGACACCGAACGAACAACGATCCGACATCCTGCTCTACGACTCACCTGCATTCACCCAGCCCACGGAAATGACCGGGCCGATTACCGTCGACCTCTACGCCCAATCATCGGCGCCCGACACCGACTTCGCGGCGAAGATCGACGTCGTCAAACCCACCGGCGAAAAAATCAACCTCAATAACGGCATCATCCGAGCGCAGCTGCGCGACACCCTCGATCAACCCGAACCCCTTGCCCCAGACCAGATCAACGAATACTCGATCAACGTCTGGCCCACCAGCTACGAACTCTCCCCCGGCGATTCGATCCGCGTTGAAATCAGCAGCGCAGACTATCCCCAATTCGCGGCCAACCCGAATACCGGCCTCCCCCTGGGAAGTTCAGACGCAACAGTGCGCGCAAGTCAAAAGATCTACCACGACGGGCAACACCCATCCGCGGTGATTCTGCCGATCATCACCAACCCCGCAGCCGGAACCGAGACCTTCCCTCAATGAAAGGCTTTCACGGGCCGATCCACACCGGAAACATGCGTGTGTTTACCAAGGGCCACACGTACGCTGCGGCGGGTAAGCGCAGACCACAACTACAAGTAGCGGATTACATGTCGCGAATACCTGAGGTGAGTACGTGCAGGGCTGCGTCGACAGTGGAGGCGATGAGGGTGTCGTCGAGTGGCCCGGCGGCCGGCAGCATCACGTGAAGCAACAGGGGCCCAGTCAAGATGTCAAAAACGAGGGCGGGATGAACGATCGGCGGCATTTCGCCGCGATCGACGGCCCGTTGGAACATCATTTCGGTCGATCGGCGCCGGGGTGCCATAAATGCCTCGTGGAACTGCGCGCTCCGTTGAGGGTCGCTACTGAGGTCGCCGAGTAGACCTGCGAGGCCTGCAGCGACGATCGGGGTGCGGAAGAACTCGACCTGTCGGCGCTGTAGCTCGATCAGGTCGCCTCGCAAGCTGCCGGTGTCGGGCGCCGGGTCGATGCCGAAATGCGTGACTATGGCGTCGGCGAGCAGCGCGACCCGCCCTGAGAATCGGCGATACAGCGCGGTGCGGGTGGTTCCGGCCAGGGTGGCGACCCGGTCGATGGTGACTGATATCCACTGTTGCTGGTCCAAGCACCTGAACGACGTACGGACTATAGGCAAATGGGACTGCGCGATGGCTACTTCCGCTCCGACGGCGCTGAGCGTTCCTTACGTATTCGACGAGTTCATCGCTCAGCTCTCGGACAAGGTGAGCTGATTCCGAGCAGCGTACGACGCTTGTGACGCAACGATTTTGGACACCTGCAATTCGGGCAGTTCGATCAGTGCTGCGATTTTGGGCGGCGACGTCGGCGCCGAGTTCGGTCAGGCTGTATTCCACTTTGGGCGGGATGGTTTCGAGTGCTTCACGGTGCACGAGGCCGTCCCGCTCAAGTGTTTGCAGGGTCTGCTCTCTCTGACTCCGTCGACGCGTCGGCGTAGGGCGCTGAACCGGTACGGGCCTTCGTTCAGTACCATATTGAGGCCGGTCGTCGGGCGTGGCAGAGCGCGTCGCACGCATATGCCAGTGCCACTAAGCGCCGCCGTTGGAGGTAATCCCCTCCATCCCAACAGATTTCGAGAGCCAGTGCTTCGCCTGCACGATCACACGTTGATGCCTGACGCCGCTGGTGCCATCACGCAACGCCCGGTCCAGTGCAAGGTCTCTGCCTCGCTAGTCAAGAAAGTAGGCGAGGACCTTTTCGTCGGAATCCAAGACCTCTTCCGAAGCCACCCCGAGCTCAAGCGCAAGCTCGACCGATCCGAGGAGGGCGACCTCCACGTCCGGCGAGAAGGCCCGTTCGAGCACCCCGAGGTAGTCGGCCATGCTCGCATCGAGCTTCTCGATAAGCTCCCGGTACTCAGCGGCGAGCTGCTCGTCGAGCGCCCGCTGTTCGCCGAGGTAGTGCTCGATCAGCAACGCCTCCCGCTTGGAGAGGGAGGACGAGACAGCCTTGTACATGATGATGCCGACGGTGTTGCCGATCACGGCGCCGAGGACCGGCACCGGGATGAGAGCCTGCCCGACGCAGGAGGACAGGGCGCTCACGGCGGTCTCCAGGCAGACGAGCTCCGCGTTCTCGATGAACTCCAGCTCATCGATCTCGCCACGTCGGAACTTGTTCGCTTGCTCCGCGACGCCGAAGGCCGCGGTGACGATTGAGCTGGCGACGGCTGCGGGCGTAGCGGTGAAGTTCGTGAGCCAGTAGAGGCTGAGCCCGCGGACACCGCCCTTGGCGACGCCGAAGCCGGTGTCGCCCGCGATATCAATCCAGTCTTCGCCGGTGAAATCCTTGAGCTGCGTGCCCGCACGGCGCTTCTCGACCACGGCCAGCACCAAGGCGGTCCCGCCCTCGATGGCGGCGGCCACAATCGTGGCCTTCGCGCCCTCCTGCAGGGTCGGCTTGCTTTTCTGGTACGCCTCGTCCCGCAGGGACTGGTCGGTAGAGCGGAGGGAACCCTCCTCCGCCTTCAGCGTCGCGCCGTAGGCGCCCCTCTGCACCTCGTGGTATTCCAGGTGCGAGGGTTCGAGCGACTCGATGCCGACGGTGCCCTTCTCGAAGAAGGCTTGGATCCGCGCCCAGTCCTTGAGCGACGGGCCGTCGCCGCCGAGCGTCAGGAGCTTGCCAGCTTCCTCGTGTGGCATGGCGTGCAGCTTCTGGATCACCTCGAAGTGGTCGCGGGGGATCTGGTATTTTCCGCCGCTCTCGACGAAGTCGGGATACTTCTCGAGGTGTTCGGCGATCGCACCGAGGCCGAAGCGGCCGCCGGCCGCGACGAACTTCTGCTGAATCTCCACGCCGCCGCGCACCAGGTCCACCGGGCCGTTGTTATTCTTCCACTCGTAGATAACGCCCTTACCGAGGATCTGGCTCCGAGCGTTGCCGACGCCCACCTCTGCGACCTCGGCGATGAAGCCGTGCATGCCCTTGACTCCGCCGCGGTTAGCGGCGACCACCTCTAGGTCGATTTTCCTCGTCGCGTTGTGGAGGCTGGCGAGCGCGTCCTCGAGGTTCACGTCCTGCCGGTTGAGGGCGCTCAGCAGGTTGTCCAGCCGGAGCTGGTTGAGGTAGTTCACCCAGGCGGCGACAGCCTGCTCCTGGTTGCTCTTCCCAAGCTTCACCGCGTCACTCGTAATCGGCGCGCTGCTCAATGCGCTTGGGTGCGCTGCTTGATGCGCTCGCTCAGCAGCGCGGCGCATGCCTTTGTGTTGTTCACCAGCGCGACGAGCTGGGACTGCTGCGGCGCAGACAGCGCGAGGAAGTCGGCTCCGAAGCACCCCAGCGCTTCGCCGTAACTCTGCAGGAGCAGCTCGCGAAGGGAGGCAGTGCGCTGGAGGAGGTCATCAATCTGGGCGTCCATGGCATTGATGAGCGCAGTGTTGTGCTTCACCGCGGTCAGCGCCTCCTGCTTCGCCTCGCGGTTATCGAACTTGTTCTTGGCGAACAGTGCGATTGACGCGAGGAGGGTGGCTCCTGCGACCGTCCAGCCGATGGGGCCTGCGAGGGCGAGCAATGCGCCGCCTGCCGCAGTGCCTCCGCCTCCCGCTGCGAGGGCTCCTCCTCCGAGCCAGGCCATAGCGGCGTTGGTCGCAGCGGCCCCGGAGAGTGCGGAGATTGCGGTGCCGGTAGATGCGGTGCCAAAGGTGGTGGCGACCCACAACGCAGCTGTCGGGGCAATGCTCGCGACCGCGGCACCCGCGACAAACCCGGCACCGGCGCCGGCAGCCGACTTTCGCGCGGCCTCGAGGTCCTTCCGGGCGAACTCCTCCGCCGCCAGGAAATCGGCTTTGTGAACGTCGATCTC
Proteins encoded:
- a CDS encoding CocE/NonD family hydrolase, which codes for MKPSPIVRVCAVAPLAVVALAGCASEPESSSATISETSWPPAGGAGPCHVSKETDVPATMRDGVVLRSDVYRPQTTDPVPVILMRTQYGKSSAQIAPERYQSPEWFASHCYLVVIQDVRGQGASSGVFSEFAPDMNDGYDSVEWAAALPGSTGKVGMYGSSYVGATQWLAATQRPPHLTTIIPANTASDYYDGWTYEGGEFRLGFVEPWAMGTIATTAAENRGDQATVDELTAAGADISRWLADRHYQTFPPMQPDNPAVAPWFFDWINHPTRDDYWKNISIRDKYSNVDVPVLDIEGWYDAFLQGGLENFTGMTSQGALPDTRQNQRIVIGPWDHLSWGRPDSTGSALLKAAGPGGNSPINDLMITWFDHYLKGETSSIGNSPRVDYFVMGSNTWKTAPTWPLPNTQFATYYLSGNGTFPTRQGTLTTTAPTQPQAPDPYLYDPENPTPSIGGHSCCAAASGPQDPFDQTPNEQRSDILLYDSPAFTQPTEMTGPITVDLYAQSSAPDTDFAAKIDVVKPTGEKINLNNGIIRAQLRDTLDQPEPLAPDQINEYSINVWPTSYELSPGDSIRVEISSADYPQFAANPNTGLPLGSSDATVRASQKIYHDGQHPSAVILPIITNPAAGTETFPQ
- a CDS encoding TetR/AcrR family transcriptional regulator, with the protein product MPIVRTSFRCLDQQQWISVTIDRVATLAGTTRTALYRRFSGRVALLADAIVTHFGIDPAPDTGSLRGDLIELQRRQVEFFRTPIVAAGLAGLLGDLSSDPQRSAQFHEAFMAPRRRSTEMMFQRAVDRGEMPPIVHPALVFDILTGPLLLHVMLPAAGPLDDTLIASTVDAALHVLTSGIRDM